The Clostridiaceae bacterium DNA segment TTATGTCGTGGGAAAAATAAAATAGAAGTTTGCTATTACAATAATTATTTCAAAAGTATTAAAAAGGAGGATGATGAATTTGAAAGTAAGAGATATAATGACAAAAAGTGTTGCGTATGTTAATCCCAACACTCCGGTAACCGAGGTAGCACAGTTAATGCAAAAACATAATGTAGGTTCCATTCCTGTGCTGGATGCAACAGGCATAGTTGGAATTGTAACTGACAGGGACATTGTAGTAAGAAATATAGCCCATGGAAAATTACCTCAAAATACTTCTGTTAAGGATATTATGACAACACAGGTAACTACTGTGACGCCTGACACAGATATAGGTGAGGTTTCAGCTATTATGTCAGATAAGCAAATAAGAAGAATTCCGGTGGTCGAAAATAATAAGCTCGTTGGAATGGTATCCTTAGGAGATGTAGCAACTCAGCCTCGTTATGATGTAGAAGCGGCTTATGCGTTGACTGAAATTTCTAAACCCTCAAGACCTGAAAAAACGTAATATAAAATGCTGTATATAATAGATTAAAAAGATAAATTTCTGCGTTATTTTTAGCCAGCCAAGAGCAGGGTATGCCTGCTCTTTCCTATATAATTATACAACCTATAATATAATTGTCACGAACTTGATAGAATAAAGATCGCACATCATTAAATCATCTGAATCTATAGGTTGTAAAATTATATAGCTGACTCCCACATATCTTAAAGTACCGGTCCGGTCAACAAGAGGACCGTTAGTGCCAAT contains these protein-coding regions:
- a CDS encoding CBS domain-containing protein: MKVRDIMTKSVAYVNPNTPVTEVAQLMQKHNVGSIPVLDATGIVGIVTDRDIVVRNIAHGKLPQNTSVKDIMTTQVTTVTPDTDIGEVSAIMSDKQIRRIPVVENNKLVGMVSLGDVATQPRYDVEAAYALTEISKPSRPEKT